Proteins encoded by one window of Polyodon spathula isolate WHYD16114869_AA chromosome 16, ASM1765450v1, whole genome shotgun sequence:
- the LOC121328665 gene encoding pleckstrin homology domain-containing family M member 2-like isoform X1 yields MDQLKVKDRILENISLSVKKLQSYFAACEDETPAIRNHDRVLQRLCEHLDHALLYGLQDISSGYWVLVLHFTRREAIKQIEELQHIATNMGRSRAWLYLALSESSLESYLRLFHENRTLLHKYYFKNALVCSDDHLTLFLTLVSGLEFIRFNLDLDVPYLDLAPYMPDYYKPQNLLDFEERLPSSDSLSLNSFNSITSTNLEWDDSAIAPSSEDYDFGDMFPAPQSMPNINWEEDLTDSVSCPRSAACEPPLLEVAVRSPTLRYNPFNEESDTATSAEVTPVHHASRDRSNTAGDDAESTGTELEVIRLARRRKPCKKKRGKVEMVSNHMSSSGPESRGQEELSKWESGDTVEPQAERGGPEDSVALPAEEEVGDEGLRLPEMTDTSMDSVGQPLREVMDQLNGALDTDRWRTEEPDGQQPFRESSGGEPPDPPLLPLDQDLLQTPPPNNFYRFTPESPGPASPGGGHYDPAGDGQPPHVHGGHEGEGAGEVQAGEAARPLEERRVDEGKEAVHNGAHLDTVNNIPDSPMPVPGQGPPGHCVIEEDEPSSPSEVMHPAEFRVDNNHLLLLMIHVFRENEEQLFKMIRMSTGHMEGNTQLLYLLLTDCYIYLLRKGAAEKPYTVEEAVSYNELDYISVGMDQQTVTLVCTNRRRQFLLDTADKSLTEWFLASVKSAMIKGCREPPYPSILTDATMEKLALTKFVAQESRCEATEVSIQLYALVHWEDPMDVAVGHQDGLYVPGESTHTKEGVLHYKAGTSYLGKEYWKSCYLVLSNGILYQYPERTDVTPLLSVSMGGEQCGGCRRSNTTDRPHSFQVILSERPALELSAANEEDMADWMQYLCQAVSKGVIPQGAAPIPCIPCCLVLTDRKLFTCHEDCQTSFFRSLGGSELTDVTAVCIETDKEYCIIEFAEDRKQYLPPWVLYFSCLAELHRFLASFEAAWQDIFQVALTRRQVVEPSVQKKCRDALCLIRSAWQRSDSLQRGRSERDPWC; encoded by the exons ATGGATCAGCTGAAGGTGAAGGACCGAATCCTGGAGAACATATCTCTGTCTGTTAAGAAG ctgcagagttactttgCTGCCTGTGAGGATGAGACCCCAGCCATCCGGAACCATGACCGAGTGCTACAACGACTGTGTGAGCACCTGGACCACGCACTGCTCTATGG GTTGCAGGATATCTCATCCGGGTACTGGGTGCTCGTCCTCCATTTCACCCGGAGAGAAGCCATCAAGCAGATTGAGGAACTACAGCACATTGCCACCAACATGGGCCGCA GCCGGGCTTGGCTCTATTTGGCTCTGAGTGAGAGCTCCCTGGAGAGTTACCTGCGGCTCTTTCACGAGAACCGGACTCTGCTACACAAGTACTACTTCAA GAACGCGCTGGTCTGCAGCGATGACCACCTGACCCTCTTCCTCACACTGGTATCTGGACTGGAGTTCATCCGCTTCAACCTGGACCTG GACGTCCCATACCTGGATCTGGCCCCCTACATGCCCGATTACTACAAGCCCCAAAACCTGCTGGATTTCGAGGAGCGCCTCCCAAGCTCAGACAGCCTGTCCCTCAACTCCTTCAACTCCATTACCTCCACCAACCTGGAGTGGGATGACAGTGCCATCGCCCCCTCCAGCGAGG ATTATGATTTCGGAGACATGTTCCCTGCGCCGCAGTCAATGCCCAATATAAACTGGGAAG AAGACCTCACAGACTCTGTCAGTTGCCCTCGTTCTGCAGCCTGTGAGCCTCCCCTCTTGGAGGTGGCTGTGAGGAGCCCCACGCTGCGCTACAACCCCTTCAACGAGGAGTCAGACACAGCCACTTCCGCGGAGGTGACCCCCGTGCACCACGCCTCCCGGGACAGGAGCAACACAGCTGGGGACGACGCAGAGAGCACTGGCACAGAGTTGGAGGTCATCAG GCTAGCTAGGAGGAGGAAGCCTTGTAAGAAGAAGCGAGGGAAGGTGGAGATGGTGAGCAATCATATGAGCAGCTCTGGCCCGGAGAGCAGGGGGCAGGAGGAGCTATCGAAGTGGGAATCGGGGGACACGGTGGAGCCCCAGGCGGAGAGGGGGGGCCCAGAGGACTCCGTGGCCCTGCCAGCGGAGGAGGAAGTTGGAGACGAGGGGCTGCGTCTGCCAGAGATGACCGACACCTCGATGGACAGCGTGGGTCAGCCACTGCGTGAGGTGATGGACCAGCTCAATGGAGCTCTGGACACTGACCGCTGGAGGACAGAGGAGCCTGACGGCCAGCAGCCCTTTCGGGAGAGCTCAGGGGGAGAGCCTCCGGACCCCCCTCTACTCCCCCTGGACCAGGACCTCCTCCAGACCCCCCCTCCCAACAACTTCTACCGCTTTACCCCCGAAAGTCCAGGCCCTGCTTCCCCAGGTGGTGGCCACTATGACCCTGCAGGGGATGGCCAGCCGCCGCATGTTCATGGTGGCCATGAAGGTGAGGGAGCGGGAGAAGTGCAGGCAGGAGAGGCAGCCAGACCCCTAGAAGAGCGACGAGTGGATGAAGGTAAAGAGGCGGTTCATAATGGAGCCCACCTGGACACCGTCAACAACATTCCAGACTCCCCAATGCCGGTCCCTGGCCAGGGACCCCCAGGACATTGTGTGATTGAGGAAGACGAGCCCAGTAGCCCATCAGAGGTCATGCATCCAGCTGAGTTTAG GGTGGATAACAATCACCTCCTGCTGCTAATGATCCATGTTTTTCGGGAAAATGAAGAGCAGCTTTTcaag aTGATCAGGATGAGTACAGGACACATGGAAGGGAACACGCAGCTGCTCTACCTGCTTCTTACAGACTGTTATATCTACCTGCTAAGAAAAG GAGCTGCAGAGAAACCCTACACTGTGGAGGAGGCTGTTTCCTACAACGAGCTTGATTACATTTCA GTAGGTATGGACCAGCAGACAGTCACCCTGGTCTGTACGAACCGACGGAGGCAATTTCTGCTCGACACAGCTGACAAGTCCCTGACGGA GTGGTTCCTGGCTTCTGTCAAGTCAGCTATGATTAAGGGCTGCCGGGAGCCCCCCTACCCCTCCATTCTCACTGACGCCACCATGGAAAAACTGGCACTCACCAAGTTTGTGGCACAGGAGTCTCGGTGTGAG GCGACTGAGGTTTCTATCCAGCTCTATGCTCTTGTGCACTGGGAGGACCCCATGGATGTGGCTGTAGGACACCAGGATGGCCTCTACGTGCCTGGTGAGAGTACCCACACCAAGGAGGGGGTGCTGCACTACAAAGCCGGGACCTCCTACCTGGGAAAGGAGTACTGGAAGAGTTGCTACCTGGTACTGAG CAATGGGATTCTGTACCAGTACCCAGAGCGGACTGATGTGACTCCTCTGCTCTCTGTTAGCATGGG GGGAGAGCAGTGTGGGGGCTGCCGGCGGTCCAACACCACTGACCGGCCGCACTCCTTCCAGGTGATCCTGAGTGAGCGGCCTGCCTTGGAGCTCAGCGCAGCCAACGAGGAGGACATGGCTGACTGGATGCAGTACCTGTGCCAGGCAGTGTCCAAGGGG GTTATCCCTCAGGGTGCAGCGCCCATCCCTTGTATCCCATGCTGCCTTGTGCTGACAGACCGGAAGTTGTTCACCTGCCATGAAGATTGCCAGACCAGTTTCTTCCGCTCTCTGGGTGGCAGTGAGCTGACCGATGTGACAGCCGTTTGTATCGAAACAGACAAAGAGTACTGTATAATT GAGTTTGCAGAGGACCGGAAGCAGTACCTGCCCCCCTGGGTTTTGTATTTTAGCTGCCTTGCTGAGCTTCATAGATTCCTCGCCAGTTTTGAAGCTGCCTGGCAGGACATCTTTCAG GTGGCACTGACACGGCGGCAGGTAGTGGAACCGTCGGTTCAGAAGAAGTGCCGGGACGCGCTGTGTCTCATTAGAAGTGCGTGGCAGCGCAGTGACAGCCTGCAGCGAGGCCGGTCAGAGAGAGACCCCTGGTGCTGA
- the LOC121328665 gene encoding pleckstrin homology domain-containing family M member 2-like isoform X2 — MDQLKVKDRILENISLSVKKLQSYFAACEDETPAIRNHDRVLQRLCEHLDHALLYGLQDISSGYWVLVLHFTRREAIKQIEELQHIATNMGRSRAWLYLALSESSLESYLRLFHENRTLLHKYYFKNALVCSDDHLTLFLTLVSGLEFIRFNLDLDVPYLDLAPYMPDYYKPQNLLDFEERLPSSDSLSLNSFNSITSTNLEWDDSAIAPSSEEDLTDSVSCPRSAACEPPLLEVAVRSPTLRYNPFNEESDTATSAEVTPVHHASRDRSNTAGDDAESTGTELEVIRLARRRKPCKKKRGKVEMVSNHMSSSGPESRGQEELSKWESGDTVEPQAERGGPEDSVALPAEEEVGDEGLRLPEMTDTSMDSVGQPLREVMDQLNGALDTDRWRTEEPDGQQPFRESSGGEPPDPPLLPLDQDLLQTPPPNNFYRFTPESPGPASPGGGHYDPAGDGQPPHVHGGHEGEGAGEVQAGEAARPLEERRVDEGKEAVHNGAHLDTVNNIPDSPMPVPGQGPPGHCVIEEDEPSSPSEVMHPAEFRVDNNHLLLLMIHVFRENEEQLFKMIRMSTGHMEGNTQLLYLLLTDCYIYLLRKGAAEKPYTVEEAVSYNELDYISVGMDQQTVTLVCTNRRRQFLLDTADKSLTEWFLASVKSAMIKGCREPPYPSILTDATMEKLALTKFVAQESRCEATEVSIQLYALVHWEDPMDVAVGHQDGLYVPGESTHTKEGVLHYKAGTSYLGKEYWKSCYLVLSNGILYQYPERTDVTPLLSVSMGGEQCGGCRRSNTTDRPHSFQVILSERPALELSAANEEDMADWMQYLCQAVSKGVIPQGAAPIPCIPCCLVLTDRKLFTCHEDCQTSFFRSLGGSELTDVTAVCIETDKEYCIIEFAEDRKQYLPPWVLYFSCLAELHRFLASFEAAWQDIFQVALTRRQVVEPSVQKKCRDALCLIRSAWQRSDSLQRGRSERDPWC; from the exons ATGGATCAGCTGAAGGTGAAGGACCGAATCCTGGAGAACATATCTCTGTCTGTTAAGAAG ctgcagagttactttgCTGCCTGTGAGGATGAGACCCCAGCCATCCGGAACCATGACCGAGTGCTACAACGACTGTGTGAGCACCTGGACCACGCACTGCTCTATGG GTTGCAGGATATCTCATCCGGGTACTGGGTGCTCGTCCTCCATTTCACCCGGAGAGAAGCCATCAAGCAGATTGAGGAACTACAGCACATTGCCACCAACATGGGCCGCA GCCGGGCTTGGCTCTATTTGGCTCTGAGTGAGAGCTCCCTGGAGAGTTACCTGCGGCTCTTTCACGAGAACCGGACTCTGCTACACAAGTACTACTTCAA GAACGCGCTGGTCTGCAGCGATGACCACCTGACCCTCTTCCTCACACTGGTATCTGGACTGGAGTTCATCCGCTTCAACCTGGACCTG GACGTCCCATACCTGGATCTGGCCCCCTACATGCCCGATTACTACAAGCCCCAAAACCTGCTGGATTTCGAGGAGCGCCTCCCAAGCTCAGACAGCCTGTCCCTCAACTCCTTCAACTCCATTACCTCCACCAACCTGGAGTGGGATGACAGTGCCATCGCCCCCTCCAGCGAGG AAGACCTCACAGACTCTGTCAGTTGCCCTCGTTCTGCAGCCTGTGAGCCTCCCCTCTTGGAGGTGGCTGTGAGGAGCCCCACGCTGCGCTACAACCCCTTCAACGAGGAGTCAGACACAGCCACTTCCGCGGAGGTGACCCCCGTGCACCACGCCTCCCGGGACAGGAGCAACACAGCTGGGGACGACGCAGAGAGCACTGGCACAGAGTTGGAGGTCATCAG GCTAGCTAGGAGGAGGAAGCCTTGTAAGAAGAAGCGAGGGAAGGTGGAGATGGTGAGCAATCATATGAGCAGCTCTGGCCCGGAGAGCAGGGGGCAGGAGGAGCTATCGAAGTGGGAATCGGGGGACACGGTGGAGCCCCAGGCGGAGAGGGGGGGCCCAGAGGACTCCGTGGCCCTGCCAGCGGAGGAGGAAGTTGGAGACGAGGGGCTGCGTCTGCCAGAGATGACCGACACCTCGATGGACAGCGTGGGTCAGCCACTGCGTGAGGTGATGGACCAGCTCAATGGAGCTCTGGACACTGACCGCTGGAGGACAGAGGAGCCTGACGGCCAGCAGCCCTTTCGGGAGAGCTCAGGGGGAGAGCCTCCGGACCCCCCTCTACTCCCCCTGGACCAGGACCTCCTCCAGACCCCCCCTCCCAACAACTTCTACCGCTTTACCCCCGAAAGTCCAGGCCCTGCTTCCCCAGGTGGTGGCCACTATGACCCTGCAGGGGATGGCCAGCCGCCGCATGTTCATGGTGGCCATGAAGGTGAGGGAGCGGGAGAAGTGCAGGCAGGAGAGGCAGCCAGACCCCTAGAAGAGCGACGAGTGGATGAAGGTAAAGAGGCGGTTCATAATGGAGCCCACCTGGACACCGTCAACAACATTCCAGACTCCCCAATGCCGGTCCCTGGCCAGGGACCCCCAGGACATTGTGTGATTGAGGAAGACGAGCCCAGTAGCCCATCAGAGGTCATGCATCCAGCTGAGTTTAG GGTGGATAACAATCACCTCCTGCTGCTAATGATCCATGTTTTTCGGGAAAATGAAGAGCAGCTTTTcaag aTGATCAGGATGAGTACAGGACACATGGAAGGGAACACGCAGCTGCTCTACCTGCTTCTTACAGACTGTTATATCTACCTGCTAAGAAAAG GAGCTGCAGAGAAACCCTACACTGTGGAGGAGGCTGTTTCCTACAACGAGCTTGATTACATTTCA GTAGGTATGGACCAGCAGACAGTCACCCTGGTCTGTACGAACCGACGGAGGCAATTTCTGCTCGACACAGCTGACAAGTCCCTGACGGA GTGGTTCCTGGCTTCTGTCAAGTCAGCTATGATTAAGGGCTGCCGGGAGCCCCCCTACCCCTCCATTCTCACTGACGCCACCATGGAAAAACTGGCACTCACCAAGTTTGTGGCACAGGAGTCTCGGTGTGAG GCGACTGAGGTTTCTATCCAGCTCTATGCTCTTGTGCACTGGGAGGACCCCATGGATGTGGCTGTAGGACACCAGGATGGCCTCTACGTGCCTGGTGAGAGTACCCACACCAAGGAGGGGGTGCTGCACTACAAAGCCGGGACCTCCTACCTGGGAAAGGAGTACTGGAAGAGTTGCTACCTGGTACTGAG CAATGGGATTCTGTACCAGTACCCAGAGCGGACTGATGTGACTCCTCTGCTCTCTGTTAGCATGGG GGGAGAGCAGTGTGGGGGCTGCCGGCGGTCCAACACCACTGACCGGCCGCACTCCTTCCAGGTGATCCTGAGTGAGCGGCCTGCCTTGGAGCTCAGCGCAGCCAACGAGGAGGACATGGCTGACTGGATGCAGTACCTGTGCCAGGCAGTGTCCAAGGGG GTTATCCCTCAGGGTGCAGCGCCCATCCCTTGTATCCCATGCTGCCTTGTGCTGACAGACCGGAAGTTGTTCACCTGCCATGAAGATTGCCAGACCAGTTTCTTCCGCTCTCTGGGTGGCAGTGAGCTGACCGATGTGACAGCCGTTTGTATCGAAACAGACAAAGAGTACTGTATAATT GAGTTTGCAGAGGACCGGAAGCAGTACCTGCCCCCCTGGGTTTTGTATTTTAGCTGCCTTGCTGAGCTTCATAGATTCCTCGCCAGTTTTGAAGCTGCCTGGCAGGACATCTTTCAG GTGGCACTGACACGGCGGCAGGTAGTGGAACCGTCGGTTCAGAAGAAGTGCCGGGACGCGCTGTGTCTCATTAGAAGTGCGTGGCAGCGCAGTGACAGCCTGCAGCGAGGCCGGTCAGAGAGAGACCCCTGGTGCTGA
- the LOC121328830 gene encoding regulatory solute carrier protein family 1 member 1-like isoform X1, giving the protein MLVTVFCVRRDRSEITFSLEVSAELELRDFVALCELESGIPASEIQITLAEQPLSNPQLALASYGLKDGDVVVLRQEERRPPTQPQFPNLPRIDFSSISVPGTSALQPSPQRQRQRQQQQQEQSPLPPPPPSLNPSSSSSQQGLDDPALLRDMLLANPHELSLLKERNPPLAEALLSGDLERFTKVLLEQQQERARREQERIRLLTADPFDLEAQAKIEEDIRQHNIEENMTFAMEEAPESFGQVVMLYINCKVNGHPVKAFVDSGAQMTIMSQACAERCNIMRLVDRRWAGIAKGVGTQKIIGRVHLAQVQIEGDFLPCSFSILEDQPMDMLLGLDMLKRHQCSIDLKKNVVLIGTTGSETRFLPESELPDCARLAYGPGREDTQPDEIADRELAEALERSVQESEKEDGKTTSPESPPFPSRPPCLLPNCPSGYPPPAFQPNSQVLDRSASAPASLPSHKSTVSSQPQIVSSSPTAKECQPSPDDSQFQGLSENLCAATDPNAGLKEKHTASYTGQNSFQDQIHKLSPPAIHQQTSGTSDCVAGQDFGLDIGPPEQSPSCENESPARNVDHLPPEHSGLARGLPADLKSQDMPVSDLGTDLPNESTVSLPHEPDFQSCVSVDSRHQTTVKAGIDSDDKDPKIQQSGMDLGCKFGAGEVTLAKNCQGSSEDFASYEQRTETLSGELETEINRGTSSPGTQLENTEMELGMTYPEQPDLDHKGSGSELNALECLSNLTLPNSDLVEDSSADAQDLMESLPTSLPERNQPEGSMFSEESGPSLAAALLELHELLVANRQASHSPVSEMKTDLQREDAEGMNVSDSSCSVGSTERVSEATADTEGVIAKTDGTEFPCPFSTETPTEVELDPSNRSQQTDVPEKDVHALGSLADCASSGPTLDILPERSEQEVPPSEGHAHRIPPEGRQERGVADGRAAVLVNLEAEVEVPLNSDFGLPVSRAPGHQDAPLPTMEASPFGHPPTSSSLPGPTASFPAGQIERITNAGFTVQEAVKALEQFHGNAELALLVLLSRGIVVPI; this is encoded by the exons ATGTTGGTGACGGTGTTCTGTGTGCGTAGAGACCGCTCGGAAATCACCTTTTCCCTGGAGGTTTCGGCGGAGCTAGAGCTTCGGGATTTCGTGGCGCTGTGTGAACTAGAGTCGGGAATCCCAGCCTCGGAAATACAG ATCACCTTGGCTGAGCAGCCCCTGTCGAACCCTCAGCTTGCTCTGGCATCATACGGATTGAAGGATGGTGACGTGGTGGTGCTGCGGCAGGAGGAGCGACGGCCTCCCACGCAGCCGCAGTTTCCAA ACCTGCCTCGAATTGATTTCAGCTCAATCAGTGTGCCAGGGACTTCTGCTCTACAGCCATCACCACAACGGCAGCGTCaacgacagcagcagcagcaggagcagtctcccctccctcccccacctCCCTCTCTGAACCCTAGTTCCAGCTCCTCTCAACAGGGTTTGGATGACCCTGCGCTATTGAGAGACATGCTGCTGGCCAACCCTCACGAGCTGTCGCTGCTGAAGGAGAGGAACCCGCCCCTGGCTGAGGCGCTACTCAGTGGAGATTTGG AGAGGTTCACAAAGGTGCTGCTGGAGCAGCAGCAAGAGAGAGCAcgcagagagcaggagaggatCCGACTCCTGACTGCAGACCCCTTCGACCTGGAGGCACAAGCCAAGATAGAGGAGGACATCAG GCAGCACAACATTGAAGAGAACATGACCTTTGCCATGGAAGAGGCCCCAGAGAGCTTTGGCCAGGTCGTGATGCTCTACATCAACTGCAAGGTCAACGGGCACCCAGTCAAAGCCTTTGTGGACTCGG GTGCCCAGATGACCATCATGAGCCAGGCGTGTGCTGAGCGGTGTAACATCATGCGTCTGGTGGACCGGCGATGGGCGGGGATCGCCAAGGGAGTGGGCACACAGAAAATCATTGGCAGAGTCcatctag CTCAGGTTCAGATAGAGGGAGATTTCCTGCCCTGTTCCTTCTCGATTCTGGAAGACCAGCCCATGGATATGCTCCTGGGACTTGACATGCTGAAACGCCATCAG TGTTCGATAGACTTGAAGAAGAACGTTGTGCTGATTGGCACCACAGGCTCAGAGACCCGCTTTCTGCCCGAGTCCGAGCTGCCAGATTGTGCCCGTCTGGCATATGGACCAGGCAGAGAGGACACCCAGCCAGACGAGATCGCTGACCGGGAGCTGGCTGAAGCGCTGGAGAGATCCGTCCAGGAGTCTG AAAAAGAAGATGGGAAAACTACCTCACCAGAATCCCCTCCATTCCCATCCAGACCCCCCTGTCTTCTCCCCAACTGTCCCTCGGGATACCCTCCCCCCGCCTTTCAGCCAAATAGCCAAGTCCTCGATCGATCAGCTTCAGCCCCAGCCTCCTTGCCTTCCCACAAATCCACTGTAAGCTCCCAGCCCCAGATCGTGAGCTCCAGTCCAACAGCAAAGGAATGCCAACCCTCCCCAGATGACTCCCAATTTCAGGGTCTCTCTGAAAACCTCTGTGCAGCCACTGATCCTAATGCTGGCTTGAAAGAGAAGCACACAGCAAGCTACACAGGCCAGAACAGTTTCCAAGATCAGATTCACAAGCTGAGTCCTCCTGCTATTCATCAACAAACGTCTGGCACGTCAGACTGTGTCGCAGGGCAGGACTTTGGCTTAGACATTGGGCCTCCAGAACAAAGCCCTTCCTGTGAAAACGAGTCCCCGGCTCGAAATGTTGACCATTTACCTCCAGAGCACTCGGGCTTGGCTAGGGGACTTCCTGCAGATCTCAAGTCCCAGGACATGCCTGTCAGCGACCTGGGAACAGATCTGCCAAATGAGTCCACTGTCAGCCTTCCACATGAGCCTGATTTTCAGAGCTGTGTGTCTGTGGACTCTCGACACCAAACCACTGTAAAAGCAGGGATTGATTCTGATGACAAAGATCCAAAAATTCAGCAGTCAGGGATGGACCTTGGATGTAAGTTTGGGGCGGGAGAAGTAACTCTTGCCAAGAACTGCCAAGGTTCTTCTGAGGACTTTGCAAGCTACGAGCAGAGAACTGAGACCCTTTCAGGAGAGCTAGAAACAGAAATCAATAGAGGTACCAGTAGCCCTGGAACTCAGCTGGAAAACACAGAAATGGAGCTGGGGATGACCTACCCTGAGCAACCCGACCTTGACCACAAAGGTTCTGGGTCGGAATTAAATGCACTGGAGTGTCTGTCTAATTTGACCCTACCTAACAGTGATTTGGTGGAGGACAGCTCTGCTGATGCTCAAGACTTAATGGAGAGTCTACCGACTTCTTTACCTGAGAGAAATCAGCcagagggcagcatgttttcTGAGGAAAGTGGTCCATCTCTTGCGGCCGCCCTGCTGGAGCTTCATGAACTTTTGGTTGCCAACCGCCAAGCCTCCCACTCCCCCGTATCAGAGATGAAAACAGATTTGCAGAGGGAGGACGCCGAGGGGATGAATGTGTCCGACTCAAGCTGCTCCGTAGGAAGTACAGAGCGAGTAAGTGAGGCGACAGCTGACACAGAGGGAGTGATTGCCAAAACTGATGGCACTGAATTCCCTTGTCCCTTCTCTACAGAAACACCTACTGAGGTAGAACTGGATCCCTCAAACAGAAGCCAACAAACGGACGTCCCAGAAAAGGATGTTCACGCATTGGGTTCACTGGCAGACTGTGCGTCGTCAGGCCCAACCTTGGATATCCTGCCTGAAAGATCTGAACAGGAAGTGCCCCCTTCTGAAGGCCATGCTCATAGAATACCACCAGAGGGCAGGCAGGAAAGGGGAGTTGCAGATGGAAGAGCTGCTGTACTGGTAAACCTGGAGGCTGAGGTGGAAGTGCCATTGAACTCTGATTTCGGTCTGCCAGTCTCAAGAGCTCCAGGGCACCAAGATGCTCCACTTCCAACCATGGAGGCGAGTCCTTTTGGACATCCTCCCACCAGCTCTTCTCTCCCAGGGCCCACAGCCTCCTTTCCGGCCGGCCAGATCGAGAGGATTACAAATGCTGGCTTTACAGTGCAGGAAGCAGTGAAGGCCCTGGAGCAATTCCATGGAAATGCTGAACTGGCCCTCCTTGTTTTGCTATCTCGGGGCATCGTGGTACCCATTTAA
- the LOC121328830 gene encoding protein DDI1 homolog 2-like isoform X2, whose product MLVTVFCVRRDRSEITFSLEVSAELELRDFVALCELESGIPASEIQITLAEQPLSNPQLALASYGLKDGDVVVLRQEERRPPTQPQFPNLPRIDFSSISVPGTSALQPSPQRQRQRQQQQQEQSPLPPPPPSLNPSSSSSQQGLDDPALLRDMLLANPHELSLLKERNPPLAEALLSGDLERFTKVLLEQQQERARREQERIRLLTADPFDLEAQAKIEEDIRQHNIEENMTFAMEEAPESFGQVVMLYINCKVNGHPVKAFVDSGAQMTIMSQACAERCNIMRLVDRRWAGIAKGVGTQKIIGRVHLAQVQIEGDFLPCSFSILEDQPMDMLLGLDMLKRHQCSIDLKKNVVLIGTTGSETRFLPESELPDCARLAYGPGREDTQPDEIADRELAEALERSVQESEHQKH is encoded by the exons ATGTTGGTGACGGTGTTCTGTGTGCGTAGAGACCGCTCGGAAATCACCTTTTCCCTGGAGGTTTCGGCGGAGCTAGAGCTTCGGGATTTCGTGGCGCTGTGTGAACTAGAGTCGGGAATCCCAGCCTCGGAAATACAG ATCACCTTGGCTGAGCAGCCCCTGTCGAACCCTCAGCTTGCTCTGGCATCATACGGATTGAAGGATGGTGACGTGGTGGTGCTGCGGCAGGAGGAGCGACGGCCTCCCACGCAGCCGCAGTTTCCAA ACCTGCCTCGAATTGATTTCAGCTCAATCAGTGTGCCAGGGACTTCTGCTCTACAGCCATCACCACAACGGCAGCGTCaacgacagcagcagcagcaggagcagtctcccctccctcccccacctCCCTCTCTGAACCCTAGTTCCAGCTCCTCTCAACAGGGTTTGGATGACCCTGCGCTATTGAGAGACATGCTGCTGGCCAACCCTCACGAGCTGTCGCTGCTGAAGGAGAGGAACCCGCCCCTGGCTGAGGCGCTACTCAGTGGAGATTTGG AGAGGTTCACAAAGGTGCTGCTGGAGCAGCAGCAAGAGAGAGCAcgcagagagcaggagaggatCCGACTCCTGACTGCAGACCCCTTCGACCTGGAGGCACAAGCCAAGATAGAGGAGGACATCAG GCAGCACAACATTGAAGAGAACATGACCTTTGCCATGGAAGAGGCCCCAGAGAGCTTTGGCCAGGTCGTGATGCTCTACATCAACTGCAAGGTCAACGGGCACCCAGTCAAAGCCTTTGTGGACTCGG GTGCCCAGATGACCATCATGAGCCAGGCGTGTGCTGAGCGGTGTAACATCATGCGTCTGGTGGACCGGCGATGGGCGGGGATCGCCAAGGGAGTGGGCACACAGAAAATCATTGGCAGAGTCcatctag CTCAGGTTCAGATAGAGGGAGATTTCCTGCCCTGTTCCTTCTCGATTCTGGAAGACCAGCCCATGGATATGCTCCTGGGACTTGACATGCTGAAACGCCATCAG TGTTCGATAGACTTGAAGAAGAACGTTGTGCTGATTGGCACCACAGGCTCAGAGACCCGCTTTCTGCCCGAGTCCGAGCTGCCAGATTGTGCCCGTCTGGCATATGGACCAGGCAGAGAGGACACCCAGCCAGACGAGATCGCTGACCGGGAGCTGGCTGAAGCGCTGGAGAGATCCGTCCAGGAGTCTG AACATCAGAAACACTGA